One window from the genome of Thermus islandicus DSM 21543 encodes:
- a CDS encoding metalloenzyme domain-containing protein, with amino-acid sequence MLFLFVDGLGLGGALEDLFPFLLELHPQPVDATLGVEGLPQSGTGQTALLTGENAARLLGRHQGPFPSPSLRPLLARSLYAWARRQGLSVLHANAYRHEYLEQATRERRLFLSAFAQAARLSGLPLLPQGHPLALPPGFWEDPYGAGARAADLARRFHLVVLEYWALDLAAHRQPGTLPERFTELTGFLRGFLAEGGELCLTSDHGNAEEPWHPRHTRNPVPLVYTGSPLPPPADLTGVFPWLQVILASKLSKSDRNT; translated from the coding sequence GTGCTCTTCCTCTTCGTGGACGGCCTGGGGCTGGGGGGAGCGCTGGAGGACCTCTTCCCCTTCCTCCTGGAGCTCCACCCCCAGCCCGTGGACGCCACCTTGGGGGTAGAGGGCCTGCCCCAGTCGGGCACCGGCCAGACGGCCCTCCTCACCGGGGAAAACGCCGCAAGGCTTCTCGGCCGCCACCAAGGCCCCTTCCCAAGCCCCAGCCTGAGGCCGTTATTGGCGAGAAGCCTCTACGCCTGGGCCCGAAGGCAGGGGCTTTCCGTCCTCCACGCCAACGCTTACCGCCACGAGTACCTGGAGCAGGCCACCCGCGAAAGACGGCTTTTCCTCTCCGCCTTCGCCCAGGCCGCCCGGCTTTCCGGCCTCCCCCTCCTCCCCCAAGGCCACCCCCTGGCCCTGCCCCCCGGTTTCTGGGAAGACCCCTATGGGGCCGGGGCCAGGGCGGCGGACCTCGCCCGGCGCTTCCACCTGGTGGTCCTGGAGTACTGGGCCCTGGACCTGGCTGCCCACCGTCAGCCCGGAACCCTGCCCGAGCGCTTCACCGAGCTTACGGGGTTTCTCCGGGGGTTCCTGGCCGAGGGCGGGGAGCTTTGCCTCACCTCCGACCACGGCAACGCTGAGGAGCCCTGGCACCCCCGGCACACCCGAAACCCCGTGCCCCTGGTCTACACCGGAAGCCCCCTCCCTCCCCCGGCCGACCTCACCGGGGTCTTCCCCTGGTTGCAAGTGATTCTCGCTTCTAAACTTAGCAAATCCGACCGGAATACTTGA
- a CDS encoding ABC transporter permease: MTLRLPHLPGLLPFLLPAVLTGGGVALPLLYLVLRALEAEPQALKEILLRPKNLELLGNTLALLLGVLLLTTCLAFPLAFLTTRTDLKGKRLLATLLALPLALPGYVGAYVLLAATGPGGVLPLPRLEGYGGALLVLSFLTYPYLFLPLRAAFLGLDPSLEEAARTLGLGPLRAFLRATLPQLLPALLGGYLVVGLHVLGDFGTVSLLRYETFSYAIYLQYSAAFDRVYAAWLALFLLLLTGGLLLLEALLLRRLSLARTGKGSGRRARLVRLGRLAPWAYLLALLPVLLALVLPLYALFHLASRFPRENLQGLLEALLHSALAAGPASALAVGMALPIAYLAVRYPSFPARLLERLAYLGYAVPPLAFGLAWVFFSLKGLPFLYGSLPLLLVVLAFHFLAESLGPIRGALHQVPKRLEEAARTLGETPTGAFLRVTLPLLWRGAAAGGALAFIGAVKELPLTLLLAPMGYSTLATRVFSYTQEAMFAEAAPFALLIALLSAAFVGVLLWSERRF, from the coding sequence GTGACCCTGAGGCTGCCCCACCTCCCTGGGCTTCTGCCCTTCCTCCTCCCCGCCGTCCTCACGGGGGGTGGGGTGGCCCTGCCCCTCCTCTACCTGGTCCTCCGGGCCTTGGAGGCCGAGCCCCAGGCTCTAAAGGAGATCCTCCTCAGGCCCAAGAACCTGGAGCTTTTGGGGAACACCCTGGCCCTTCTCCTCGGGGTCCTCCTCCTCACCACCTGCCTGGCCTTTCCCCTGGCCTTCCTCACCACCCGCACGGACCTCAAGGGCAAGCGCCTCCTCGCCACCCTCCTCGCCCTCCCTCTCGCCCTCCCCGGCTACGTGGGGGCCTACGTCCTCCTGGCGGCCACCGGGCCCGGAGGGGTTCTGCCCCTGCCCCGCCTCGAGGGGTACGGGGGGGCCCTATTGGTCCTCTCCTTCCTCACCTACCCCTACCTCTTCCTGCCCCTCCGGGCGGCCTTCCTCGGCCTGGACCCCTCCCTGGAGGAGGCCGCCCGCACCCTGGGCCTGGGGCCCCTCCGGGCCTTCCTCCGGGCCACCCTCCCCCAGCTCCTCCCCGCCCTCCTCGGGGGCTACCTGGTGGTGGGCCTCCACGTCCTGGGGGACTTTGGCACCGTGAGCCTCCTCCGCTACGAGACCTTCTCCTACGCCATCTACCTCCAGTACAGCGCTGCCTTTGACCGGGTCTACGCCGCCTGGCTCGCCCTCTTCCTCCTCCTCCTCACCGGAGGGCTCCTCCTCCTCGAGGCCCTCCTCCTGCGCCGCCTGTCCCTGGCCCGCACGGGCAAGGGCTCGGGGCGGCGGGCCCGCCTGGTGCGCCTGGGCCGCCTGGCCCCTTGGGCCTACCTCCTCGCCCTCCTGCCCGTGCTCCTGGCCCTTGTCCTGCCCCTTTACGCCCTCTTCCACCTGGCAAGCCGCTTCCCCCGGGAAAACCTCCAGGGGCTCCTCGAGGCCCTCCTCCACTCGGCCCTGGCGGCGGGCCCCGCCTCGGCGCTGGCGGTGGGCATGGCCCTGCCCATCGCCTACCTGGCGGTGCGCTACCCCTCCTTCCCCGCCCGCCTCCTGGAACGCCTTGCCTACCTGGGCTACGCCGTGCCGCCCCTGGCCTTTGGCCTGGCCTGGGTCTTTTTCAGCCTGAAGGGCCTCCCCTTCCTCTACGGCAGCCTGCCCCTCCTCCTTGTGGTCCTGGCCTTCCACTTCCTGGCGGAAAGCCTGGGGCCCATCCGGGGAGCCCTGCACCAGGTGCCGAAGCGGCTGGAGGAGGCAGCCCGCACCCTGGGGGAAACCCCCACCGGAGCCTTCCTCCGGGTCACCCTTCCCCTCCTCTGGCGGGGGGCGGCGGCGGGAGGGGCCTTGGCCTTCATCGGCGCGGTCAAGGAGCTCCCCCTCACCCTCCTCCTCGCCCCCATGGGCTACAGCACCCTGGCCACCCGGGTTTTCAGCTACACTCAGGAAGCCATGTTCGCCGAGGCCGCTCCCTTCGCCCTCCTCATCGCCCTCCTCTCGGCGGCCTTCGTGGGGGTGTTGCTTTGGAGCGAGCGCCGCTTCTAG
- a CDS encoding iron ABC transporter substrate-binding protein, producing MRRRKVLILIGTAALGLGLAQQPTLTLYSGRGQSLVEPLARQFERDTGIRVQVRYGTDAQILAALQEEGSRSPADVFWANTAGALGQASARGLLRPLGESLLKLPQAFVPASRSWVPVTLRLRVLAYNPQKFKPEELPQSLLDLPRFARERGLVGRVGWTPTYSSFQDMVAGIIALHGEAKAREWLQEMKALAPKAYASNPAMLDAIRAGEVDLGSTNHYYVVRFRRAGYALGLHHFKEGDVGNLALVTGAGLLRTGKNLAAATRFLTYLLSPKAQQYFVGNIGEYPLVKGVVTDPNLLPLEEALAKSPRLDFEKLPLDQALRLLRELGIL from the coding sequence ATGCGGCGAAGAAAGGTCCTCATCCTGATCGGCACGGCAGCCCTAGGCCTGGGCCTGGCCCAGCAACCGACCCTTACCCTCTACTCCGGCCGCGGCCAAAGCCTGGTGGAGCCCTTGGCGCGGCAGTTTGAACGGGACACGGGCATCCGCGTCCAGGTCCGCTACGGCACGGACGCCCAGATCCTCGCCGCCTTGCAGGAAGAGGGGAGCCGCTCCCCTGCGGACGTGTTCTGGGCCAACACCGCCGGAGCCCTGGGACAGGCCTCGGCCCGGGGCCTTCTCAGGCCCCTCGGGGAGAGCCTCCTCAAGCTGCCCCAGGCCTTTGTGCCCGCCTCCAGGTCCTGGGTACCGGTGACCCTGCGCCTCCGGGTCCTGGCCTACAACCCCCAGAAGTTCAAGCCCGAGGAGCTCCCCCAAAGCCTCCTGGACCTTCCCCGCTTCGCCCGGGAGAGGGGACTTGTAGGGCGGGTGGGCTGGACCCCCACCTACTCCAGCTTCCAGGACATGGTGGCCGGGATCATCGCCCTCCACGGGGAAGCCAAGGCCCGGGAATGGCTTCAGGAGATGAAGGCCCTCGCCCCCAAGGCCTACGCCTCCAACCCCGCCATGCTGGACGCCATCCGGGCGGGCGAGGTGGACCTGGGCTCCACCAACCACTACTACGTGGTGCGCTTCCGCCGGGCGGGGTACGCCCTGGGCCTGCACCACTTCAAGGAGGGGGATGTGGGCAACCTGGCCCTGGTGACGGGGGCGGGCCTCCTGCGGACGGGCAAGAACCTCGCCGCGGCCACGCGCTTCCTCACCTACCTCCTCTCCCCCAAGGCCCAGCAGTACTTTGTGGGCAACATCGGGGAGTACCCCCTGGTGAAGGGGGTGGTGACGGACCCCAACCTCCTGCCCCTCGAGGAGGCCCTGGCCAAGAGTCCCAGGCTGGACTTTGAGAAGCTCCCCTTGGACCAGGCCCTGAGGCTCCTTCGCGAGCTCGGCATCCTGTGA
- a CDS encoding DUF981 domain-containing protein → MGSYNPLVFVLGLVTAAGVSGVAYLLALARGAEERALGQRYGPLFFALGVFALGGVAQLYWTQWAGRPMPQYTELFGVATGLFAFMMVMAGFYLYRGLGLEALAWPAAFLGLFLLQGARAAWDFGLTRNPALTALMWATAGLASLGILPFAFSRPEGRRVWAYLGALVLALMALAAFLTGFLAYYGHIAEAVRR, encoded by the coding sequence ATGGGAAGCTACAACCCTCTGGTCTTCGTCCTGGGCCTGGTCACGGCGGCAGGGGTTTCGGGGGTGGCCTACCTCTTGGCCCTGGCTCGAGGCGCGGAGGAGCGCGCCCTGGGCCAGCGCTACGGCCCTCTCTTCTTCGCCCTCGGGGTCTTTGCCCTAGGCGGTGTGGCCCAGCTCTACTGGACCCAGTGGGCGGGCCGCCCGATGCCCCAGTACACCGAGCTTTTCGGGGTAGCCACGGGGCTTTTCGCCTTCATGATGGTGATGGCGGGCTTTTACCTCTACCGGGGCCTGGGGCTTGAGGCCCTGGCCTGGCCGGCGGCCTTCCTCGGGCTTTTCCTCCTCCAGGGGGCGCGGGCGGCTTGGGACTTTGGCCTCACCCGCAACCCGGCGCTCACCGCCCTCATGTGGGCCACGGCGGGGCTCGCGAGCCTGGGAATCCTGCCCTTCGCCTTTAGCCGCCCCGAGGGGAGGAGGGTCTGGGCTTACCTGGGGGCCCTGGTCCTGGCCCTAATGGCCCTCGCGGCTTTCCTCACGGGCTTTCTTGCCTACTATGGGCACATCGCCGAGGCGGTGAGGCGCTGA
- the msrA gene encoding peptide-methionine (S)-S-oxide reductase MsrA produces the protein MAREVATLAGGCFWCTEAAFKLLKGVLEVVPGYAGGHVPHPTYEAVCTGTTGHREAVQVVFDPEILPYADLLRYFFAVHDPTSEDRQGPDVGPQYSPAIFYHSEAQRQVAEAVMRELAPLYPRPIATKLLPFTTFYPAEDYHRDYCARHPEPPYCRLVIAPKLEKARKAFTFLLKGP, from the coding sequence TTGGCCCGAGAGGTCGCTACCTTGGCAGGCGGCTGTTTCTGGTGCACGGAGGCGGCCTTCAAGCTCCTCAAAGGGGTGTTGGAGGTGGTGCCGGGCTACGCCGGGGGGCACGTGCCCCACCCCACCTACGAGGCGGTGTGCACCGGGACCACGGGCCACCGGGAGGCGGTCCAGGTGGTCTTTGACCCCGAGATTCTCCCGTATGCCGACCTCCTCCGCTACTTCTTCGCCGTCCACGACCCCACCAGCGAGGACCGGCAGGGGCCCGACGTGGGGCCCCAATATAGCCCGGCCATCTTCTACCACTCAGAGGCGCAGAGGCAGGTGGCGGAGGCGGTGATGCGGGAGCTCGCCCCCCTCTACCCGAGGCCCATCGCCACCAAGCTCCTGCCCTTCACCACCTTCTACCCCGCCGAGGACTACCACCGGGACTACTGCGCCCGCCACCCCGAGCCCCCCTACTGCCGCCTCGTCATCGCCCCCAAGCTGGAGAAGGCGAGGAAAGCCTTCACCTTTCTCCTCAAGGGCCCCTAG
- a CDS encoding FAD-dependent oxidoreductase: MHAYRYLIVGGGMAGAAARWTPRGPLASSARSRYPPYNRPPLSKGLWQGKPLETIFRTLEGVDLHLGRRVVRLDPVLKEVEDERGTRYRYERLLLATGARPRRLPLGEGVVYFRTLEDYRRLRGLAERGQRFAVIGGGFIGQELAAGTPGSG, from the coding sequence ATGCACGCGTACAGGTACCTGATCGTGGGCGGGGGAATGGCGGGAGCGGCTGCCAGGTGGACCCCAAGGGGGCCATTGGCCTCCTCAGCGCGGAGCAGGTACCCTCCCTACAACCGTCCGCCCCTCTCCAAGGGGCTCTGGCAAGGGAAGCCCCTGGAGACCATCTTCCGCACCCTCGAGGGGGTGGACCTCCACCTAGGGCGGAGGGTGGTGCGCCTGGATCCGGTCCTCAAGGAGGTGGAGGACGAAAGGGGCACCCGCTACCGCTACGAGCGGCTCCTCCTCGCCACCGGGGCCCGGCCCAGGCGGCTTCCCCTGGGGGAGGGGGTGGTCTACTTCCGCACCCTGGAGGACTACCGCCGCCTCCGGGGCCTGGCGGAAAGGGGACAGCGCTTCGCCGTGATCGGCGGAGGGTTCATCGGCCAGGAGCTGGCCGCTGGAACGCCTGGAAGCGGGTAG